The following are encoded together in the Pelagicoccus enzymogenes genome:
- a CDS encoding XylR family transcriptional regulator: protein MPQTRSRIALLIETSNVYGRELLRGIHSWAGDNDAHWSFRLVEQGRGAVVPDWLDGWEGDGIIARVENERIGSALQRLGIPVVDVSAGLEQPLFPRVVTDSEKVIRLAIEHFQELGIKDFAFCGDRSFFWSRVREKHFVSILEEAGKRPWIRSSRASKPDTEIGRLARWLKTLPARTGVLACYDIRGQEVLEAAREAGLRAPDDLAVLGIHNDEILCELCDPPLSSVTPNARLAGYEAAEVLHRLMKGGEVDLVKRVSPVGIAKRQSTDLVAIDDPKISAAVTYIQNNACKGISVQDVLAKVPMARTQLERQFRKLLGRTPREQIERVRMERVKELLVRSSLPISAIAESAGYEYPEYLTVAFKRIFGESPRDFRAREQR from the coding sequence ATGCCCCAGACCCGTTCTCGCATCGCCCTTTTGATAGAAACGTCCAACGTCTACGGACGGGAGCTCTTGCGTGGCATCCATTCTTGGGCGGGCGACAACGATGCCCATTGGTCCTTCCGCTTAGTGGAGCAAGGGCGCGGCGCGGTGGTGCCGGATTGGTTGGATGGCTGGGAGGGCGACGGGATCATCGCTCGCGTGGAGAACGAACGTATTGGCTCTGCCTTGCAACGGCTCGGCATACCGGTCGTGGACGTGAGCGCCGGCTTGGAGCAACCCCTGTTTCCGCGCGTGGTAACGGATAGCGAGAAGGTGATACGCCTCGCTATCGAGCATTTCCAGGAGCTGGGCATCAAGGACTTTGCCTTTTGCGGGGACCGAAGCTTTTTCTGGTCGCGGGTCCGAGAGAAGCATTTCGTAAGCATCTTGGAGGAAGCTGGAAAGCGGCCCTGGATCCGCTCCAGCCGTGCCAGCAAACCGGATACGGAAATTGGACGGCTGGCCCGATGGTTGAAAACGCTGCCTGCCCGTACGGGAGTGCTGGCCTGCTACGATATTCGCGGGCAGGAAGTCTTGGAGGCCGCTCGGGAAGCTGGGTTGCGAGCTCCGGACGATCTGGCGGTATTGGGGATTCACAACGACGAGATCCTTTGCGAGCTCTGCGATCCGCCGCTTTCCAGCGTGACGCCGAACGCGCGCTTGGCAGGCTACGAAGCGGCGGAGGTGTTGCACCGCTTGATGAAAGGCGGGGAGGTGGATTTGGTGAAGCGTGTCTCTCCGGTGGGAATTGCCAAAAGACAGTCGACCGACTTGGTGGCGATCGACGATCCCAAGATCTCGGCTGCAGTTACCTATATCCAGAACAATGCCTGCAAGGGGATTTCGGTGCAGGACGTATTGGCTAAGGTCCCGATGGCCCGCACTCAGCTCGAGCGTCAGTTTCGCAAGCTTTTGGGACGAACCCCTCGCGAGCAAATCGAGCGCGTGCGCATGGAGCGGGTGAAGGAATTGCTAGTGCGCAGTTCGCTACCGATCAGCGCGATCGCGGAGAGCGCGGGCTACGAGTATCCAGAATACCTGACAGTCGCGTTCAAGCGCATCTTCGGGGAGAGCCCCCGCGATTTCAGGGCCCGCGAGCAGCGTTAG
- a CDS encoding isocitrate/isopropylmalate dehydrogenase family protein, which translates to MPSYKIAVLPGDGIGPEVIGSTESVLNACCEKSPELTLTFEQFSVGAGEYLKSGDPLPEATLEAIKAYDAVLLGAMGLPSVRWPNGVEMTPQIDLREKLDLYQGVRPIKLYHHCHSPLRVPEGKTIDFVLMRENCEGLFSDRLEPRPTGRNFETDTMKITEAGAERICRASFELAMTRRKKLALVDKANVLQSMAFFRRVFERVAKEYPEVETECVYVDAMALFMVQDPYRYDVMVTENMFGDILSDLAAGLVGGMGMAPSGDIGDKYGLFQPSHGSGPTIAGKGIANPIATILSGALMLRWLADPAAVRAAEQIEAAVEKTLSDPANRTVDLGGKMTTVEMTDKIIENL; encoded by the coding sequence ATGCCCTCCTACAAGATAGCTGTCCTCCCCGGCGACGGAATCGGCCCCGAAGTCATCGGCTCCACCGAATCGGTGCTGAACGCATGCTGCGAAAAATCCCCCGAGCTCACTCTCACTTTCGAGCAATTTTCCGTCGGCGCCGGCGAATACCTCAAAAGCGGCGACCCGCTCCCCGAAGCAACCCTCGAGGCCATCAAGGCCTACGACGCCGTGCTGCTCGGAGCCATGGGGCTTCCTAGCGTACGCTGGCCCAACGGCGTAGAAATGACCCCGCAGATCGACTTGCGCGAGAAGCTCGACCTCTACCAAGGCGTGCGCCCCATCAAGCTTTACCACCATTGTCATAGCCCGCTGCGCGTTCCCGAGGGCAAAACCATCGACTTCGTGCTGATGCGCGAAAACTGCGAAGGCCTCTTTTCCGACCGACTCGAGCCACGCCCCACAGGACGTAACTTCGAAACGGATACAATGAAAATCACCGAGGCCGGAGCCGAACGCATCTGCCGGGCCTCCTTCGAACTGGCCATGACGCGCCGCAAGAAGCTCGCTCTCGTCGACAAGGCCAACGTGCTCCAGTCCATGGCCTTCTTCCGTCGGGTCTTCGAACGGGTTGCCAAGGAGTATCCAGAAGTCGAAACCGAATGCGTCTACGTCGACGCCATGGCTCTTTTCATGGTGCAAGATCCCTACCGATACGACGTCATGGTCACCGAAAACATGTTCGGCGACATCCTCTCGGATCTCGCGGCCGGCCTCGTAGGCGGCATGGGGATGGCCCCATCCGGAGACATCGGCGACAAGTATGGCCTTTTCCAACCTTCCCACGGCTCCGGCCCCACCATCGCCGGCAAAGGCATCGCCAACCCGATCGCCACCATCCTATCCGGCGCCCTCATGCTGCGTTGGCTGGCTGACCCGGCAGCCGTCAGGGCAGCCGAACAAATCGAGGCAGCAGTCGAAAAGACGCTTTCCGATCCTGCGAACCGAACTGTGGACCTCGGCGGCAAAATGACTACCGTCGAAATGACCGATAAAATCATCGAAAACCTGTAA
- a CDS encoding cyclase family protein: MPLIDLTLPVRPGTRGVDVRPKYLLERDGWNAATWELYSHSGTHCDAPIHFGAHPITVDQMPLELFCGPAWVAHIENVKPKQLLTPADLGPVQDTFEADGCLLLRTGWSEHVDNTAIYRDGLPRISDELAQWCIDRKVKLLGVEPPSVADVNDLPEVTRIHKTLLGAQITIVEGLCNLDQLPDRCDFQAFPLKLEAGDGCPVRAVATV; the protein is encoded by the coding sequence ATGCCACTAATCGATCTCACCCTTCCCGTCCGTCCAGGAACGCGCGGCGTCGACGTACGCCCGAAGTACCTCTTGGAGCGAGACGGGTGGAACGCGGCAACTTGGGAACTGTACTCGCATTCGGGCACGCACTGCGACGCCCCCATCCACTTCGGAGCCCACCCTATCACCGTCGACCAGATGCCACTGGAGCTCTTCTGCGGACCCGCCTGGGTCGCCCACATCGAAAACGTCAAGCCCAAGCAACTTCTCACGCCAGCCGATCTCGGTCCCGTCCAAGACACCTTCGAGGCCGACGGCTGCCTCCTCCTGCGCACCGGTTGGAGCGAGCACGTGGACAACACCGCAATCTACCGCGACGGCCTACCGCGCATCAGCGACGAGCTCGCGCAATGGTGCATCGACCGCAAAGTGAAGCTCCTGGGAGTGGAGCCGCCCTCGGTGGCCGATGTCAATGATCTACCGGAAGTCACCCGTATCCACAAAACCTTACTCGGTGCCCAAATTACCATCGTCGAAGGACTTTGTAACCTGGACCAGCTACCAGACCGCTGCGACTTCCAAGCCTTTCCACTGAAACTGGAGGCAGGCGATGGATGCCCCGTCCGAGCTGTTGCCACGGTGTAA
- a CDS encoding MFS transporter, with amino-acid sequence MQKRHILVVGTFLLSLLLYIDRTCISTAKGPIVAEFGLSDKQFGWVLSAFALGYALLQAPSGALADKMGSRMVLTTVVTLWSIFTGLTAAAWNLASLVIVRFLFGAGEAGAFPGMAKAVHSWIPQKERGLVKGINFSASRIGAAVTMPILPLVITALGWHLTFVVLMFVGFVWAAAWWVWFRDNPADHKSISQAELDLINESHAAEIAGKEDTPDRGQGISYFNSANMWLMMGQYFASNFTFFFCLTWLFPYVKNTYNLSYEQAGFYAMVPLLGGALGNVVSGALVDLLYKLGYKSWSRRLPAIIGFTLASIGLLMSHGQAEVFGAVLWLTIGVFGADMTLSPSWSFCIDIGGKHAGKISGTMNMAGNLGSFFVALAFPYLQAWTGGPEAFFYICAGLNAVAILLWILSNPKKLIAT; translated from the coding sequence ATGCAAAAACGCCATATTCTCGTAGTTGGAACCTTTCTCCTTTCGCTACTGCTCTACATTGACCGCACCTGTATCTCCACCGCCAAGGGTCCGATCGTTGCCGAGTTCGGCTTGAGCGACAAGCAATTCGGCTGGGTGCTATCGGCCTTCGCGCTCGGTTACGCCCTCCTGCAGGCGCCTTCCGGCGCCCTCGCCGACAAGATGGGCTCACGCATGGTCCTCACCACGGTCGTCACCCTTTGGTCCATTTTCACCGGCCTCACCGCTGCCGCTTGGAACCTGGCTTCGCTCGTCATCGTGCGCTTTCTCTTCGGGGCGGGCGAAGCGGGAGCCTTCCCTGGCATGGCCAAGGCCGTCCACTCCTGGATTCCGCAAAAAGAACGCGGCCTCGTAAAGGGGATCAACTTTTCCGCTTCCCGTATCGGCGCCGCCGTTACCATGCCGATCCTGCCGCTAGTCATTACAGCCCTCGGCTGGCATCTAACCTTTGTGGTCCTCATGTTTGTCGGCTTCGTCTGGGCGGCCGCTTGGTGGGTCTGGTTCCGCGACAACCCGGCCGACCACAAGTCGATCTCCCAAGCCGAGCTGGATCTGATCAACGAAAGCCATGCCGCAGAAATCGCCGGCAAGGAAGATACTCCAGACCGCGGCCAAGGCATCAGCTACTTCAACTCCGCCAATATGTGGCTGATGATGGGGCAATACTTCGCCAGCAACTTCACCTTCTTCTTCTGCCTCACATGGCTCTTCCCGTATGTGAAGAACACATACAACCTCAGCTACGAGCAAGCAGGCTTCTACGCTATGGTTCCGCTTCTAGGCGGTGCCCTCGGGAATGTTGTTTCCGGAGCCCTCGTCGACCTGCTCTATAAACTTGGATACAAATCCTGGTCACGCCGTCTCCCTGCTATCATCGGCTTCACCCTCGCTTCCATCGGACTTCTCATGAGCCATGGGCAAGCTGAAGTGTTCGGGGCAGTGCTCTGGCTCACCATCGGTGTCTTCGGCGCCGACATGACTCTCAGTCCTTCTTGGTCCTTCTGTATCGACATCGGCGGCAAGCACGCCGGCAAAATTTCCGGCACCATGAACATGGCAGGCAACCTTGGTTCCTTCTTCGTGGCGCTCGCCTTCCCCTACCTCCAAGCTTGGACAGGCGGCCCCGAAGCCTTCTTCTACATTTGCGCCGGCCTCAACGCCGTAGCCATCCTGCTCTGGATTCTCTCCAACCCCAAGAAACTCATCGCCACCTGA
- a CDS encoding Gfo/Idh/MocA family protein, with protein sequence MSEKKLKGVCLGAGYFSQFQYEAWTRIPEVEIVACCNRAQEKAQKVANQYGIPKAYGWDQLEQMFDTEKPDFVDIITPPETHLEVVELAAKKGIAIICQKPLAPTLEESEKIVATAANAKVPFLVHENWRWQPWYREIKRQLEAGTIGDLYSIAVRMRMGDGWPKDAYLARQPFFRDYPRLLIYETGVHFLDTFRFLGGEISSVYARLQQRNPDIKGEDAGQVVLGFQNGGTAILDGSRYNESEAEDPRYTFGTVRIDGSRGHIELNFDGSLTLKKLGEAPVKIEYKHERINFAGDCVYNLQRHFVDTMQSGGSFESTGEDYLKSVALVEACYQSNATNQVIKL encoded by the coding sequence ATGAGCGAAAAGAAACTCAAAGGCGTCTGCCTCGGGGCAGGCTACTTCAGCCAATTCCAGTACGAAGCCTGGACCCGCATTCCGGAAGTCGAAATCGTAGCCTGCTGCAATCGCGCCCAAGAAAAGGCCCAGAAAGTGGCTAACCAGTACGGCATTCCCAAAGCCTACGGCTGGGACCAGCTCGAACAAATGTTCGATACCGAGAAGCCGGACTTCGTCGATATCATCACCCCCCCGGAGACGCACCTCGAGGTGGTCGAGCTAGCAGCGAAAAAGGGCATCGCCATCATCTGCCAAAAGCCGCTGGCTCCCACCCTCGAGGAAAGCGAAAAGATCGTAGCCACCGCAGCGAACGCGAAGGTCCCATTCCTCGTGCACGAGAACTGGCGTTGGCAGCCTTGGTACCGAGAGATCAAACGACAGCTGGAGGCGGGCACCATCGGGGATCTCTACTCCATCGCCGTTCGCATGCGCATGGGCGACGGCTGGCCAAAGGACGCTTACCTCGCCCGCCAGCCATTCTTCCGCGACTACCCACGCTTGCTCATCTACGAAACAGGCGTCCACTTTTTGGATACATTCCGTTTCCTGGGTGGCGAAATCTCATCCGTCTACGCTCGCCTTCAACAGCGCAACCCCGACATCAAAGGCGAGGACGCCGGCCAAGTTGTCCTCGGCTTCCAGAACGGCGGCACCGCCATCCTCGACGGCAGCCGTTACAACGAGAGCGAAGCAGAAGACCCGCGATATACCTTCGGTACGGTGCGCATCGACGGTAGCCGAGGTCACATCGAACTCAACTTCGACGGCAGCCTCACGCTTAAGAAATTGGGCGAAGCACCAGTGAAAATTGAATACAAGCACGAGCGAATCAATTTCGCCGGCGACTGCGTCTACAACCTGCAACGCCATTTCGTGGATACCATGCAGTCCGGAGGCAGTTTCGAGAGCACTGGCGAAGATTACCTCAAGTCCGTCGCCCTCGTAGAAGCCTGCTACCAATCCAACGCCACCAACCAAGTCATCAAATTGTAA
- a CDS encoding VOC family protein, with protein MKHNGLDHFAIAVKDTEAALKIWRDTMGFPLLYSEVVNDGAVRLTHLDLGNTQLQLVEPLVEGHPLNQWIADHGGAGLHHVCLNVDDVEASMKESPVPTAPKPHQGTKGKKAVFLDASATAGCIWELTGK; from the coding sequence ATGAAACACAACGGACTCGATCACTTCGCCATTGCCGTCAAAGACACCGAAGCAGCCCTCAAGATCTGGCGCGACACCATGGGCTTCCCCCTCCTCTACTCGGAGGTCGTCAACGACGGAGCCGTCCGCCTCACCCATCTAGACCTCGGCAACACGCAACTACAGCTCGTCGAACCGCTCGTCGAGGGCCACCCCCTCAACCAATGGATCGCCGATCACGGCGGAGCCGGCCTGCACCATGTGTGTCTCAACGTCGACGATGTCGAAGCGTCTATGAAAGAGTCACCCGTGCCCACCGCCCCCAAGCCCCACCAAGGCACCAAAGGAAAAAAAGCCGTCTTCCTCGACGCTTCAGCCACCGCCGGCTGCATTTGGGAATTGACCGGAAAATGA